A DNA window from Anaerocolumna sp. AGMB13020 contains the following coding sequences:
- a CDS encoding glycosyl hydrolase 115 family protein, protein MKTEKTMELFHKNKTVYIFISERENSGVLLAVQNFIRDLKLVFGCEAVMTDQIDNSQLIIGTAGALVELSDHIKEKKLSLDKIKAADGTYHQEAYLQEVADDILYIIGADRRGTIFGIYDLCEQIGVSPWYYWADIPVKRKDSFLLPSDYRKADWPSVKYRGIFINDEEELNDWSKLHTPDGTIGPVTYGRLFELLLRLKANYIWPAMHVNYFNENKENGALAERMGVVVGTSHCDMLLRSNQNEWLPWITKKGYTDAVYDYSLEGRNREILKEYWRESVEQNKEYEVSFTMGMRGIHDSGFHTKAIDEAKNLTPEEKKAAKVALLGQVIKDQRQILKEVLGAEKGEKALQTFVPYKEVLDLYNQGLEVPEDLTLIWANDNFGHMRRYPNEAEKQRKGGNGLYFHSSYWAAPGTAMSYLFLNSIPLAQTGNELRKAYESGIRSIWVLNVGGLKPVEQDMEFFLRCGWEAGKDSEILRDAGKFTEYWINQNFSGNHGLEAAKLYTTFAQVTNVRKIEHMKSGIFSQTGYGDEAGRRLQKLEDIFRRGNAILNSLPQEEKAGFFQLFLMKIHASYYTNHEYYYGDRSVLSYDRGNMQAADRYTALSARMTEQKRQMLYFYDKKMSEGKWEGILTPESFPPPAAAMYPVRKPALKIEGSSLRVDLWNEEEALIFSPHGQTQKWIELGNQGDGEIPYVIRTEKNMNWISISETEGILRTEERIRIAVTEPEKYAGIQGSIIVNDLRNGKEIPIMVRIEDKLKLPENFSGYIEADGYVSIPAEGYQKNVGKNNRSSTGNSTDSGWVTVPGMGRHEGAAMMAWTKTFGDSAVADSALKESAYNSMEYNSSIVYDPRLEYNFFLKTSGSHVLEIYRFLTLDSLGQIRFLVGLDNEEPLLVESETRDEWTGNWQESVFNNGEKLYVNLPYLTTGVHTLKLYRMDNFVTISKFVLYTGNRKSTNLGPKFSGVSGAFTAESGMEGPGVDWNQLEEISRDFYQTAAEEVPPLNVLYATRDFFENYINQIFIKYLERPQTGLGAKRYELLGKDGTRKDMIETFGTGRFLEEKGIIAIEAEYALENSENAFLTAGTEDKQLLWSHLQAETNGRTGLAMQVAAPGLFWEEAETAPGMYYKLYINTPGVYQIWLLLRHYNDKSDSCYFTLDGKVQPVSEQYSKGKLHTYNTAQVYYWCSISHFDFSKGEHIFGILARKSELRIDRIYITSGQELPPLDADWKDSKRG, encoded by the coding sequence ATGAAAACAGAAAAGACAATGGAACTGTTTCATAAAAATAAAACCGTATATATATTTATATCAGAGAGAGAAAACAGCGGAGTTTTGCTGGCTGTCCAAAATTTTATCAGAGACCTTAAACTTGTGTTTGGCTGTGAGGCTGTAATGACAGACCAGATTGATAACAGCCAGCTTATAATTGGTACAGCTGGAGCTTTAGTGGAACTGTCTGATCATATAAAGGAGAAAAAACTGTCCCTCGATAAAATAAAGGCAGCAGATGGAACCTATCATCAGGAAGCTTACCTTCAGGAAGTCGCAGATGATATTCTTTATATTATCGGAGCTGACAGGCGTGGTACCATCTTCGGCATTTATGACTTATGTGAGCAAATCGGTGTGTCGCCCTGGTACTATTGGGCGGATATTCCGGTGAAAAGAAAAGATTCCTTTCTACTTCCTTCTGATTACAGAAAAGCGGACTGGCCTTCTGTAAAGTACAGAGGAATCTTTATCAATGATGAGGAGGAATTAAATGACTGGTCAAAGCTCCATACACCTGACGGGACCATTGGCCCTGTTACTTATGGCAGGCTGTTTGAACTGCTGCTTCGTTTGAAGGCAAATTATATCTGGCCTGCCATGCATGTAAATTATTTTAATGAGAATAAGGAGAATGGAGCGCTGGCAGAACGTATGGGTGTCGTAGTGGGAACCTCACACTGCGATATGCTGCTGCGCAGCAATCAGAATGAGTGGCTGCCCTGGATTACAAAAAAGGGCTATACAGATGCTGTATATGATTACTCCCTCGAAGGCAGAAACCGTGAGATCCTGAAAGAGTATTGGAGGGAAAGTGTTGAACAGAACAAGGAGTATGAAGTAAGCTTCACTATGGGAATGAGAGGAATCCATGATTCCGGATTCCATACCAAGGCAATAGATGAAGCGAAGAACCTAACACCGGAAGAGAAAAAAGCTGCCAAAGTTGCTCTTTTAGGTCAGGTTATTAAAGACCAGAGACAAATTCTAAAAGAGGTACTGGGTGCAGAGAAAGGAGAGAAAGCGTTACAGACTTTTGTGCCCTATAAGGAGGTATTAGACCTTTACAATCAGGGATTAGAGGTACCAGAGGACTTAACTCTCATTTGGGCAAATGATAATTTCGGTCATATGAGACGTTATCCAAATGAAGCAGAAAAGCAGAGGAAGGGCGGCAACGGTCTGTATTTTCACAGTTCCTATTGGGCTGCTCCCGGTACGGCTATGAGCTACCTCTTCCTGAATTCCATACCATTGGCACAGACTGGAAATGAACTTAGAAAAGCCTATGAGTCAGGAATAAGAAGTATATGGGTACTCAATGTAGGCGGCTTAAAACCTGTGGAACAGGATATGGAGTTCTTCTTAAGATGTGGCTGGGAGGCCGGTAAAGACAGTGAAATACTAAGAGATGCCGGTAAATTTACAGAGTACTGGATCAATCAAAACTTCTCGGGAAATCATGGCTTGGAGGCAGCAAAGCTATACACTACCTTTGCCCAGGTAACCAATGTAAGAAAAATAGAACATATGAAATCTGGAATATTTTCACAAACTGGTTACGGAGACGAAGCAGGCCGCAGATTGCAGAAGCTGGAGGATATCTTCAGACGGGGAAATGCAATTCTTAACAGTCTGCCACAAGAAGAAAAGGCAGGATTTTTTCAGCTATTTTTAATGAAAATTCACGCCTCCTACTATACCAATCATGAGTATTATTATGGAGATAGAAGTGTCCTCTCTTATGATAGAGGAAATATGCAGGCAGCAGACAGATATACGGCACTTTCTGCCAGGATGACGGAGCAAAAGCGTCAGATGCTGTATTTCTATGATAAGAAAATGAGTGAGGGAAAGTGGGAAGGAATCCTTACCCCCGAGAGTTTCCCGCCACCGGCAGCCGCAATGTATCCTGTTAGAAAACCTGCCCTTAAAATAGAAGGCAGCAGTCTGCGGGTGGATTTATGGAATGAAGAAGAGGCTTTGATATTCTCGCCCCATGGACAGACCCAGAAATGGATTGAGCTGGGGAATCAGGGAGACGGTGAAATTCCTTATGTTATCAGAACAGAAAAAAACATGAACTGGATAAGTATATCAGAAACCGAAGGAATCCTTCGGACCGAAGAAAGAATACGGATAGCCGTAACAGAACCTGAAAAATACGCTGGTATTCAAGGAAGCATTATCGTAAATGACCTCAGAAATGGTAAGGAAATACCCATAATGGTACGAATAGAGGATAAACTTAAACTGCCAGAGAACTTTTCCGGCTATATAGAGGCAGACGGCTATGTGTCCATTCCAGCAGAAGGGTATCAGAAAAATGTAGGCAAAAATAACAGGAGTAGTACTGGGAATAGTACTGACAGCGGTTGGGTAACAGTTCCTGGAATGGGAAGACATGAAGGGGCAGCTATGATGGCTTGGACAAAAACTTTTGGTGATTCAGCTGTAGCAGATAGCGCCTTGAAAGAATCAGCGTACAATTCAATGGAATATAATTCCTCGATAGTATACGATCCAAGACTGGAATACAATTTCTTTTTGAAAACCAGCGGTTCTCATGTTCTGGAAATATATCGTTTCCTTACGCTGGATTCCTTGGGACAGATTCGTTTCTTGGTTGGTTTGGATAATGAGGAGCCTCTTCTGGTCGAGTCAGAAACCCGTGATGAATGGACAGGAAATTGGCAGGAGAGTGTCTTTAATAACGGAGAGAAACTCTATGTAAACCTTCCTTATCTGACAACAGGAGTACATACCTTAAAGCTTTATAGGATGGATAATTTTGTAACGATTTCAAAGTTTGTGCTCTATACCGGGAATAGAAAAAGCACTAACCTTGGACCGAAATTCAGTGGTGTATCAGGAGCTTTCACAGCAGAGAGCGGGATGGAAGGGCCAGGGGTTGACTGGAATCAGCTGGAGGAAATCAGCAGGGATTTTTATCAAACCGCAGCAGAGGAAGTTCCTCCTTTAAATGTTCTCTATGCAACAAGAGATTTCTTTGAAAATTATATAAATCAGATATTTATTAAATATCTGGAGCGTCCCCAGACTGGCTTAGGAGCCAAACGGTATGAGCTGCTTGGAAAAGATGGTACCAGGAAGGATATGATAGAGACATTTGGAACGGGACGCTTTCTGGAGGAGAAGGGCATCATAGCAATTGAGGCAGAATATGCACTGGAAAATTCAGAAAATGCTTTCCTGACTGCTGGTACAGAGGACAAGCAGCTGCTATGGAGTCATTTACAGGCAGAGACTAATGGCAGAACCGGTCTTGCCATGCAGGTGGCAGCTCCCGGTTTGTTCTGGGAAGAGGCTGAGACTGCACCTGGAATGTATTATAAGCTTTACATCAATACCCCTGGTGTTTACCAAATCTGGTTGCTGCTGAGACATTATAACGATAAATCAGATTCCTGCTATTTTACACTGGATGGTAAGGTACAACCAGTATCTGAGCAGTATTCGAAAGGAAAACTGCACACCTACAATACCGCACAGGTATACTACTGGTGCAGTATCTCCCATTTTGATTTCAGTAAAGGAGAGCATATATTCGGGATACTGGCAAGAAAGTCTGAGCTTAGAATAGACAGGATTTATATCACCTCAGGTCAGGAACTTCCGCCCCTGGATGCGGATTGGAAAGATTCGAAAAGAGGTTAG
- a CDS encoding DUF2264 domain-containing protein: MVFQPKTLDYALSPFTGLTRESWIEAGEYLLTGIFKNLKSIHDPIVMPRKETEVTYPHKNASEAQLKVERKAEIFEGLARSFFLAAPLIHDNPELTVCNYKIRDYYKEQVLRACTKGDSNSVGSYEEQLELAESKDPFRTFQQTVETCALVVCLWSSKAEIWDTYTKEQKDTIAGFLTSYAHASTVPQNWRLFNMLDMAFLYSEGYPIDEDIMRDHGQAILNFYAGDGWYRDGHSFDYYSCWAFNVYTPIWNLWYGYEKEPYLAKKFEENSNKLMETYGDFFDRDGFTNMWGRSNIYRNAATSAFDGNMLLKASTADPGRARRIASGSLLQFLTREDFLFEGIPTLGFYGQFTPLVQGYSCAESPFWLGKAFLCLHLPAEHPFWTVKENNGTWDKLKEREIKETILNGPALCFTNHEANGETILRTGKVVRNCGDEHGMWNYSKLCFNTKYPWESAPSKAVEAQQYVLEDITTGSYQKANVTFWHGEKEGILYRRQYFNYEISKECTWIQAVNLADFPVAHGIVRADKLKLHRRPVSMTLGAYGFPDNGTEVIQLERENAKAIILKGHDFTGREKQLAMTLYDGWEEIGLLHSEGTNPDSEKSIVVYGKQTSKKQYGYEPYIMISQVITKESLEDFSEDELFPIASVEYTDKEKCGGYGPVTLFMKDGSQKVIEFEGIEGNLQL, encoded by the coding sequence ATGGTATTTCAGCCAAAAACATTAGATTATGCACTTAGCCCCTTTACAGGGCTTACCAGAGAAAGCTGGATAGAAGCCGGGGAGTATCTTTTAACCGGAATTTTTAAGAACTTGAAATCAATACATGATCCCATTGTTATGCCAAGAAAGGAGACGGAAGTTACTTATCCGCATAAGAATGCCTCAGAAGCTCAATTAAAGGTGGAACGAAAAGCAGAGATATTTGAAGGACTGGCTAGATCATTTTTCCTGGCAGCACCATTGATTCATGATAATCCGGAGCTTACGGTATGCAATTATAAAATCAGGGATTATTATAAAGAGCAGGTATTGCGTGCCTGTACCAAAGGAGACAGCAATTCTGTAGGAAGTTATGAGGAACAGCTGGAATTGGCAGAGAGCAAGGACCCCTTCCGAACCTTCCAGCAGACAGTAGAGACCTGTGCTTTGGTAGTGTGCCTCTGGAGCAGCAAAGCAGAGATCTGGGATACCTATACAAAGGAACAAAAGGATACCATTGCAGGATTTTTGACCAGTTATGCCCATGCCAGTACAGTTCCACAGAACTGGCGCCTTTTTAACATGTTGGATATGGCTTTTCTATATAGCGAAGGCTACCCCATAGATGAAGATATTATGAGAGATCATGGTCAGGCAATTTTAAACTTCTATGCAGGTGACGGCTGGTATCGTGACGGGCATTCCTTTGATTATTATTCCTGCTGGGCGTTTAATGTATATACACCCATCTGGAATCTCTGGTATGGTTATGAAAAAGAGCCGTACCTGGCTAAGAAGTTCGAAGAGAACTCCAATAAACTGATGGAGACCTATGGAGATTTCTTTGACCGCGACGGATTTACCAATATGTGGGGGAGAAGCAATATCTATCGAAATGCCGCTACCAGTGCTTTTGATGGAAACATGTTACTGAAAGCTTCCACAGCGGACCCCGGAAGGGCAAGGCGTATTGCATCCGGCTCCCTGCTGCAATTTCTGACCAGGGAGGATTTTCTGTTCGAAGGTATTCCGACCTTGGGCTTTTATGGGCAGTTTACACCTTTAGTACAGGGATATTCCTGTGCCGAATCACCCTTCTGGCTGGGGAAAGCTTTTCTATGCCTCCATCTGCCTGCCGAACATCCCTTCTGGACAGTGAAAGAAAATAACGGGACCTGGGATAAGCTGAAAGAAAGGGAAATTAAGGAGACGATACTCAATGGTCCGGCACTTTGCTTTACAAACCATGAAGCCAACGGTGAGACTATTCTTAGAACCGGAAAGGTAGTAAGAAACTGCGGAGACGAACATGGTATGTGGAATTATTCCAAGCTGTGCTTTAATACGAAATATCCCTGGGAATCAGCACCTTCTAAAGCAGTGGAGGCGCAGCAGTATGTACTGGAGGATATCACAACCGGGTCTTATCAAAAGGCAAATGTTACCTTCTGGCATGGAGAAAAAGAAGGAATTCTCTACCGCAGACAATATTTTAATTATGAGATATCCAAAGAATGCACCTGGATTCAGGCAGTAAATCTTGCGGATTTTCCTGTTGCTCACGGAATTGTAAGAGCAGATAAGCTTAAACTCCATCGCAGACCGGTTTCCATGACGTTAGGTGCTTATGGTTTTCCGGATAACGGAACCGAAGTTATACAGTTGGAAAGAGAAAATGCAAAAGCCATTATCTTAAAAGGTCATGATTTTACCGGCAGAGAGAAACAGCTTGCTATGACCCTGTATGACGGATGGGAAGAAATTGGACTACTGCACAGCGAAGGAACCAATCCGGATTCTGAGAAATCCATTGTGGTCTATGGAAAACAAACCAGTAAGAAACAGTATGGTTATGAACCTTATATTATGATTTCCCAGGTAATTACCAAAGAAAGCCTGGAGGATTTTAGCGAAGATGAATTATTCCCAATTGCTTCTGTTGAGTATACGGATAAAGAAAAATGCGGTGGGTATGGACCGGTTACCCTGTTTATGAAAGACGGAAGCCAAAAAGTGATTGAATTTGAGGGAATTGAAGGAAATCTGCAGCTGTAG
- a CDS encoding DNA alkylation repair protein has translation MTANEILAKLRETGNDKRKQMYIKNGAGENTYGVLLGDLRKLAKQTGKNNELAVELWHTGNTEARWLACMSFEVQKLSLKEVREMTEELIYPDLIDKFIGEVICYHKEAEVLEKEWTISTKDNLGRAGWNLVVHRVAEGNLADEELDRLLAIVKAEIQTASAGKQWAMNHALCEIGICYPRYTEQCMLLGESLGVYRELKVPKGCTSAYAPNWITAVVNKKRK, from the coding sequence ATGACAGCGAATGAAATACTTGCTAAACTTCGAGAAACAGGTAATGATAAACGGAAGCAAATGTATATTAAAAATGGTGCCGGTGAGAATACTTACGGTGTCCTGCTGGGAGATCTTCGTAAATTAGCCAAGCAGACGGGAAAAAATAATGAACTGGCAGTTGAACTTTGGCACACCGGCAACACAGAAGCCAGGTGGCTTGCATGCATGAGCTTTGAGGTTCAGAAACTGAGTCTTAAGGAAGTACGGGAAATGACAGAGGAGCTGATATATCCTGATCTGATAGATAAATTTATTGGTGAAGTTATCTGTTATCATAAAGAGGCAGAGGTCCTTGAAAAAGAATGGACAATTTCCACTAAGGATAACCTTGGAAGGGCGGGCTGGAATCTTGTTGTACACAGAGTTGCGGAAGGCAATCTGGCTGACGAGGAGCTTGACAGGCTGCTTGCAATAGTGAAAGCAGAGATCCAAACTGCATCTGCCGGGAAACAATGGGCAATGAATCATGCCCTGTGCGAAATCGGGATATGTTACCCCCGTTATACAGAACAGTGTATGTTACTGGGAGAAAGCTTAGGCGTATACCGGGAGCTGAAGGTTCCAAAGGGCTGTACTTCAGCATATGCACCCAATTGGATAACAGCCGTTGTAAATAAAAAAAGAAAATGA
- a CDS encoding ClbS/DfsB family four-helix bundle protein, translating to MQEYVDTAALISEIKKTASLFIAEFDGISEADKSLRLEEVDRTPQELIAYQLGWMNLLLNWDRDELDGKEVITPSPGYKWNQLGGLYQSFYEQYQEQSLAQLTALFVSTVDRLTQWVNDLSTEELFHPGGRKWAASTPSNWPIWKWVHINTVAPFKSFRSKIRKWKKLYLVKTPR from the coding sequence ATGCAAGAGTATGTGGATACAGCTGCTTTGATATCTGAAATTAAGAAAACAGCTTCATTATTCATAGCAGAGTTTGATGGAATATCAGAAGCAGACAAGTCTCTGCGGTTAGAAGAAGTTGACCGGACACCTCAGGAGCTGATTGCCTATCAGCTGGGTTGGATGAATTTGCTCCTCAATTGGGACCGGGACGAACTGGACGGTAAGGAGGTGATTACACCTTCCCCCGGCTATAAATGGAATCAGCTGGGCGGGTTGTACCAAAGCTTTTATGAGCAGTATCAGGAACAATCTCTGGCTCAGCTAACAGCCTTATTTGTTTCAACCGTAGATCGACTCACTCAATGGGTGAACGATTTAAGCACGGAAGAGTTATTTCATCCCGGCGGCAGGAAGTGGGCAGCCTCAACTCCTTCTAACTGGCCAATCTGGAAATGGGTGCATATCAATACCGTAGCACCTTTCAAATCCTTCCGCAGTAAAATTCGTAAGTGGAAGAAGCTGTACCTTGTTAAAACTCCCAGGTAG
- a CDS encoding helix-turn-helix transcriptional regulator, with amino-acid sequence MKADLTNIHPLFFIDYLIHESDEEMTGYHYHNGYELYILEQGYQNLLVHDILLDVAKYDVVLYKPNTFHKSMKRQGCARTCIYFSERFLQLYFTEHAIKTLLHCFEKELISLNKEIFPKIKKLMLLLEKETIHEPDNRIFIYLADILNILNANENAPRSEPFPSAVTNLSPVLSYINSNYSSITTINEISNAFYISKFHLCHAFKKATGITLIQYLNKIRIQNACNMLAGTKLSVSQISTACGFHSSMYFCKVFKEALSVTPSEFRKNALS; translated from the coding sequence ATGAAAGCAGATCTCACCAATATTCATCCATTGTTTTTCATTGATTATTTGATTCATGAATCCGATGAAGAAATGACCGGCTACCACTATCACAACGGATATGAATTATATATTCTGGAACAGGGTTATCAAAATCTTTTGGTACATGATATCCTCCTTGATGTAGCCAAATATGACGTTGTCTTGTACAAACCAAATACCTTCCACAAAAGTATGAAGAGGCAGGGCTGTGCCAGAACCTGTATATATTTCTCAGAACGTTTTTTACAGTTGTATTTTACAGAGCATGCAATCAAGACCTTGCTGCATTGTTTTGAGAAGGAATTGATTTCTCTTAACAAAGAAATATTTCCAAAGATAAAAAAATTAATGCTTTTACTGGAGAAGGAAACCATTCATGAACCGGATAACCGGATTTTTATTTATCTGGCAGATATCTTAAACATTCTGAATGCCAATGAGAATGCGCCACGTTCAGAGCCTTTTCCGTCTGCTGTTACAAATTTATCGCCTGTCCTGTCTTATATCAATAGTAACTACAGCAGCATAACAACCATAAATGAAATATCGAATGCTTTTTATATTTCGAAATTCCATTTATGCCACGCCTTTAAAAAGGCAACTGGAATTACCCTCATTCAATATCTGAATAAGATTCGGATACAGAATGCCTGCAATATGCTTGCCGGCACTAAGTTATCGGTATCCCAAATAAGTACTGCCTGCGGCTTTCATTCCTCTATGTATTTCTGTAAGGTATTTAAGGAAGCTTTGTCTGTAACACCCAGTGAATTCAGAAAGAATGCATTATCTTAG
- a CDS encoding DUF4846 domain-containing protein, which translates to MRDYKKTIRFLLLTLFSILILTACTSDSSNEPSAELTEKTTTGDSTDNKVEPSVTVTPEAVPTEAVTAVTNTIPTEALTTQVPTEAIIVTEGTTILERFNVPDGYKRVEAEEDSFGFYLQNLSLKPDGTKVKYYDGREKRKEVYLAVVDFTLGDRDLQQCADGVIRLRAEYLYETEQFDRIHFNFVSGFKAEFSKWADGKGISVKDNNVSWYPNSKNNRSYESFQKYLDIVYAYASTLSLEKELIAKPYEELAIGDVFIQGGAPGHCVIVVDMAVKESTGEKIFMLAQSYMPAQDIQILKGDKENSPWFSAEIEGSLITPEWIFNTSDLKTW; encoded by the coding sequence ATGAGAGACTATAAGAAGACAATAAGATTTCTACTTTTGACCTTGTTCAGTATTTTAATACTGACGGCCTGTACCTCTGATAGTTCCAATGAACCTTCTGCTGAGTTGACAGAGAAAACAACAACCGGGGATAGCACAGACAATAAGGTAGAACCATCGGTAACCGTGACGCCTGAAGCCGTACCCACAGAAGCTGTCACAGCTGTTACCAATACTATACCTACAGAAGCTTTAACAACACAGGTACCCACGGAAGCCATAATAGTTACGGAGGGAACGACTATCCTTGAAAGATTTAATGTACCTGACGGTTATAAGAGAGTGGAAGCGGAAGAGGACTCTTTTGGCTTTTATCTTCAGAATCTATCCCTGAAACCGGATGGTACGAAAGTGAAATATTATGATGGAAGAGAAAAACGCAAAGAGGTTTATTTAGCCGTGGTCGATTTTACCTTAGGTGACCGGGACTTACAGCAGTGCGCTGATGGGGTTATACGCTTAAGGGCGGAATACCTTTATGAAACGGAGCAGTTTGATAGAATTCATTTCAATTTTGTAAGCGGTTTTAAGGCGGAATTTTCGAAATGGGCCGACGGAAAGGGAATATCCGTAAAGGATAATAATGTATCCTGGTATCCGAACAGTAAAAACAACCGCTCCTATGAAAGTTTTCAGAAATACCTGGATATTGTTTATGCCTATGCCTCTACATTGTCCCTGGAAAAGGAATTGATTGCAAAACCATATGAGGAATTAGCAATTGGAGATGTGTTTATACAGGGGGGGGCTCCGGGACATTGTGTTATCGTAGTGGATATGGCAGTAAAGGAAAGTACCGGTGAGAAAATATTCATGCTGGCACAAAGCTATATGCCTGCTCAGGATATCCAGATCTTAAAAGGCGATAAGGAGAACTCGCCGTGGTTTTCTGCTGAGATAGAAGGCTCCTTGATAACGCCTGAATGGATATTCAACACCTCGGATCTGAAAACCTGGTAA
- a CDS encoding HAMP domain-containing sensor histidine kinase: MEKQEKKRKVRVSLRLYFSMVSITTLCSACIVSLVLVLGGMKLFFHGDITLPVVIIIALLVCGLTILLGGTMLWFGSIHLTKPLEEISRAVKKVAEGDFTVHIDRNERSRGEYEYSNEIDELAVNFNTMAAELSGMDYMRKDFMSNVSHEVKTPVAAITGLSEILLEGGLTAEEQKEYLQLINKESLRLSRLCENMLRMSRLDHQQIVVKADNIRVDEQIRKCIIMLSEKWPDKVRNYEIDCGNLVIQSNADLLMQVWANLIDNAIKYSAEDSSIYITGRIHNNNYLLVTIRDEGDGISIEKQAKIFEKFYQCEESHKKVGNGLGLSIVKRILELLGGEITCSSEEGKGTVMEVTVPLK; the protein is encoded by the coding sequence ATGGAAAAGCAAGAGAAGAAAAGAAAAGTAAGGGTTTCACTCAGGCTTTATTTTTCAATGGTATCCATTACTACTTTGTGTTCTGCGTGTATCGTATCCCTGGTCTTGGTTTTGGGAGGAATGAAACTGTTTTTCCATGGGGACATCACACTGCCGGTGGTGATAATTATTGCGCTTCTGGTCTGTGGACTGACGATTCTTCTTGGAGGCACCATGCTTTGGTTTGGCTCCATTCATCTTACAAAACCCCTTGAAGAAATCAGCAGGGCGGTTAAGAAAGTTGCAGAAGGTGACTTTACAGTTCATATTGATAGAAATGAAAGAAGTCGTGGGGAGTATGAGTACTCAAATGAAATTGATGAGCTTGCTGTGAATTTCAATACCATGGCCGCAGAATTAAGCGGAATGGATTATATGCGCAAAGATTTTATGAGCAATGTATCCCATGAAGTAAAGACACCGGTGGCTGCCATTACCGGGCTGTCCGAAATACTTTTGGAAGGCGGTCTAACAGCGGAAGAGCAGAAAGAGTATCTTCAGCTTATTAATAAAGAGTCACTCCGATTATCCCGTCTATGTGAGAATATGCTTCGCATGTCCAGACTGGACCATCAGCAGATAGTTGTGAAGGCGGACAATATACGAGTGGACGAACAGATAAGAAAATGTATTATCATGTTATCTGAAAAGTGGCCGGATAAAGTAAGAAACTATGAAATAGACTGCGGTAATCTGGTGATACAGAGTAATGCAGATTTATTGATGCAGGTATGGGCAAACCTTATTGATAATGCCATCAAATATTCAGCTGAAGACAGCAGTATCTATATAACCGGAAGAATCCATAACAACAATTATCTGCTGGTAACCATTCGAGATGAAGGAGATGGCATCAGTATTGAAAAACAGGCAAAGATTTTTGAGAAATTCTATCAATGTGAAGAATCCCATAAGAAGGTTGGTAATGGCCTTGGGCTTTCCATTGTCAAAAGAATCCTTGAGCTCCTTGGCGGAGAAATAACCTGTTCAAGCGAAGAAGGAAAAGGGACAGTAATGGAAGTTACAGTTCCCTTAAAATAG
- a CDS encoding MerR family transcriptional regulator: protein MEYSIKQVAERTQLTPSALRFYDKKGLIPQLKRSSSGVRVYTETDICWLELICCLRNSGMSIETIKEFMNLCLNGSSACEERKDILEKHRADLVKHINLLTCSLGTIDYKIDHYKEIGVFHIDS from the coding sequence ATGGAATATTCAATTAAGCAGGTTGCCGAACGTACCCAGCTCACACCATCTGCACTTAGATTCTATGATAAAAAAGGACTTATTCCACAGTTAAAACGTTCAAGCTCCGGTGTTCGTGTATATACAGAGACGGACATATGCTGGCTTGAGTTAATCTGCTGCCTCAGAAACAGCGGTATGTCCATTGAGACAATAAAGGAGTTTATGAATCTCTGTCTGAATGGTTCATCTGCCTGTGAAGAACGAAAAGATATCCTGGAAAAACACCGGGCAGACCTCGTTAAGCACATTAACCTGTTAACCTGCAGTCTTGGAACAATTGATTATAAAATCGATCATTACAAGGAAATTGGCGTATTTCATATAGATTCTTAA